A genome region from Lucilia cuprina isolate Lc7/37 chromosome 3, ASM2204524v1, whole genome shotgun sequence includes the following:
- the LOC111677432 gene encoding vegetative cell wall protein gp1 — protein MANKLNRLFVLFVILQLLGISERVEGGRYQPPQKGRGRGKAFGAGILAGGLAGAAMGHILTRPNAPQEVHHHVMDPNAAAPIAAPIPNPVPQPRPSTIIERGETLSNGCYKEIIKEPDAIDPTRFIETAQLICPQFLPQPAPPLHVPQIPVQQPQPIIPVVHAPVPIFPQTPTDVNSQHIPAPAYVPAAPLIPQPVPAQPVAPTEVNPAPQTIGTPADFSPNTEPAHNAVLAPLNPIPPAPEQSTNLVPNLPTIPVVNHHIPQPAIVRPPVQPAAPAAAPAPENSGNLVPALPVMPVVNHQLPQPAIVHHPVQPAAPVAQAPIPAAAEPSQVIVLSKKTGFYEEDTKKKNSGNILLSNNFGLLILLLALMHLF, from the exons atggcGAATAAACTAAATagattatttgtattatttgtaaTTCTACAATTATTGGGAATATCGGAAAGAGTTGAAGGTGGCAGATATCAGCCGCCGCAAAAGGGAAGGGGAAGAGGAAAAGCATTTG GCGCCGGTATTTTAGCTGGTGGTTTAGCAGGAGCTGCTATGGGTCATATATTAACCCGTCCAAACGCTCCACAGGAAGTCCATCATCATGTAATGGATCCTAATGCTGCCGCTCCCATTGCAGCACCCATTCCTAATCCAGTGCCACAACCAAGACCTTCTACCATTATTGAAAGAGGTGAAACTTTATCGAATGGttgttataaagaaattattaaagaacCTGATGCAATTGATCCAACGAGATTTATCGAAACAGCACAATTGATATGTCCACAATTTTTGCCACAGCCAGCACCACCATTACATGTACCTCAAATACCAGTACAACAGCCACAACCGATAATACCAGTTGTACATGCACCAGTTCCTATATTCCCTCAAACACCAACAGATGTTAATTCACAACATATTCCAGCTCCTGCATATGTACCAGCAGCACCTTTAATACCACAACCAGTTCCCGCGCAGCCTGTTGCACCCACTGAAGTTAATCCTGCACCACAAACAATCGGTACCCCAGCTGACTTTTCACCAAACACAGAACCAGCTCATAACGCAGTTTTAGCTCCGCTTAATCCTATTCCTCCAGCACCTGAACAGTCGACAAATTTAGTGCCTAATTTACCCACAATACCAGTGGTAAACCATCATATACCACAACCAGCAATAGTACGTCCTCCTGTACAACCGGCAGCCCCTGCAGCTGCCCCAGCCCCTGAAAATTCTGGGAATTTAGTACCTGCTTTGCCCGTGATGCCTGTTGTTAATCATCAGCTACCACAACCAGCTATAGTCCATCATCCTGTACAACCAGCCGCTCCAGTTGCTCAAGCTCCAATTCCAGCTGCGGCAGAACCCTCACAAGTTATTGTGTTGTCAAAGAAAACTGGTTTTTATGAGGAGGATACAAAGAAGAAGAATTCgggaaatattttgttgtcaaaTAATTTCGGTTTACTTATATTGCTGTTAGCACTTatgcatttgttttaa